One window of Medicago truncatula cultivar Jemalong A17 chromosome 2, MtrunA17r5.0-ANR, whole genome shotgun sequence genomic DNA carries:
- the LOC11411659 gene encoding CTD small phosphatase-like protein isoform X2, whose translation MPSLKMKSKVSVSCLTERKDLQICPKSKVISKNSCSKMMISAQDAELDATIQNCIDVSSRTLPKDNASNQSNDGKEFLEDEDSESQHQFSELTDPCTDNLDTIFSPAFEPIEVHLQHYTEKGSFGDINMAGVGADEGRNICDFETCDVSDFYISDMIITSLPFCGNSLDDDVGETTFLSDCGSSDPSVFCASEQYMILPAHDDDAKVGCTTDILSCEEAIMVRESASLYSAIAQIRSCNQESNVKDDLDKAECFDPQSFIKNLPELSEVELNGQPTLAPKQSPRRKSVTLVLDLDETLVHSTLEHCDDADFTFNIFFNMKDYIVYVKQRPFLHKFLERVSDMFEVVIFTASQSIYANQLLDILDPDEKFISRRLYRESCMFSDGNYTKDLTILGIDLAKVVIIDNSPQVFRLQVNNGIPIKSWFDDPSDCALMSLLPFLETLADADDVRPIIAKRYGNKE comes from the exons ATGCCATCCCTAAAAATGAAGAGCAAAGTAAGTGTGAGCTGTTTGACAGAGAGAAAGGATCTTCAAATCTGTCCGAAATCAAAAGTAATCTCCAAAAACTCATGTTCTAAAATGATGATTTCTGCGCAAGATGCAGAGCTCGATGCAACTATTCAGAATTGTATAGATG TTTCTTCAAGGACGCTACCTAAAGACAATGCAAGTAATCAATCTAATGACGGCAAAGAATTTCTGGAAGATGAAGACTCTGAATCTCAACACCAATTTTCT GAACTGACCGATCCCTGTACAGACAACTTAGATACAATTTTTTCTCCTGCTTTTGAGCCCATTGAAGTCCATTTACAACATTATACTGAAAAAG GGAGCTTTGGTGATATTAACATGGCAGGAGTGGGAGCTGATGAGGGAAGAAATATTTGTGACTTTGAAACATGTGATGTGTCTGACTTCTACATTTCTGACATGATCATTACAAGCTTACCCTTTTGTGGAAATTCATTGGATGATGATGTCGGTGAAACAACCTTCCTATCTGATTGTGGATCATCCGATCCATCCGTGTTTTGTGCTTCAGAACAGTACATGATCCTGCCTGCTCATGACGATGATGCTAAAGTTGGCTGCACGACAGATATCTTGTCATGTGAAGAAGCCATTATGGTTCGTGAAAGTGCTAGCTTGTATTCTGCTATAGCTCAGATAAGATCCTGCAACCAGGAGTCTAATGTTAAAGATGACTTGGATAAGGCAGAGTGCTTTGATCCACAGTCATTTATCAAGAATTTACCAGAACTATCAGAAGTAGAATTAAATGGCCAGCCCACATTGGCTCCTAAGCAATCTCCAAGAAGAAAGTCAGTAACCCTAGTGCTTGATTTAGATG AGACCCTTGTTCATTCTACGCTGGAGCATTGTGATGATGCAGATTTcacttttaacattttcttcaaTATGAAAGATTACATAGTATACGTAAAACAGAGGCCTTTCCTCCACAAATTCTTGGAGCGAGTATCAGATATGTTTGAGGTAGTTATTTTTACAGCCAGCCAAAGCATTTATGCAAATCAACTACTTGATATATTGGATCCAGATGAAAAGTTTATTTCTCGCCGTTTGTATCGAGAGTCGTGCATGTTTTCAGATGGAAATTACACAAAAGATCTTACTATATTGGGTATTGATCttgcaaaagttgtcataatTGATAATTCACCTCAG GTTTTCCGTTTGCAAGTGAATAATGGTATCCCCATAAAGAGTTGGTTTGATGATCCATCAGATTGTGCACTGATGTCATTACTTCCCTTTCTAGAGACATTGGCTGATGCTGATGATGTGCGTCCTATTATTGCAAAGAGATACGGTAACAAAGAATAA
- the LOC11411659 gene encoding CTD small phosphatase-like protein isoform X1 — translation MPSLKMKSKVSVSCLTERKDLQICPKSKVISKNSCSKMMISAQDAELDATIQNCIDVSSRTLPKDNASNQSNDGKEFLEDEDSESQHQFSVCSSVLGRMELTDPCTDNLDTIFSPAFEPIEVHLQHYTEKGSFGDINMAGVGADEGRNICDFETCDVSDFYISDMIITSLPFCGNSLDDDVGETTFLSDCGSSDPSVFCASEQYMILPAHDDDAKVGCTTDILSCEEAIMVRESASLYSAIAQIRSCNQESNVKDDLDKAECFDPQSFIKNLPELSEVELNGQPTLAPKQSPRRKSVTLVLDLDETLVHSTLEHCDDADFTFNIFFNMKDYIVYVKQRPFLHKFLERVSDMFEVVIFTASQSIYANQLLDILDPDEKFISRRLYRESCMFSDGNYTKDLTILGIDLAKVVIIDNSPQVFRLQVNNGIPIKSWFDDPSDCALMSLLPFLETLADADDVRPIIAKRYGNKE, via the exons ATGCCATCCCTAAAAATGAAGAGCAAAGTAAGTGTGAGCTGTTTGACAGAGAGAAAGGATCTTCAAATCTGTCCGAAATCAAAAGTAATCTCCAAAAACTCATGTTCTAAAATGATGATTTCTGCGCAAGATGCAGAGCTCGATGCAACTATTCAGAATTGTATAGATG TTTCTTCAAGGACGCTACCTAAAGACAATGCAAGTAATCAATCTAATGACGGCAAAGAATTTCTGGAAGATGAAGACTCTGAATCTCAACACCAATTTTCTGTATGTTCCTCTGTCCTGGGAAGAATG GAACTGACCGATCCCTGTACAGACAACTTAGATACAATTTTTTCTCCTGCTTTTGAGCCCATTGAAGTCCATTTACAACATTATACTGAAAAAG GGAGCTTTGGTGATATTAACATGGCAGGAGTGGGAGCTGATGAGGGAAGAAATATTTGTGACTTTGAAACATGTGATGTGTCTGACTTCTACATTTCTGACATGATCATTACAAGCTTACCCTTTTGTGGAAATTCATTGGATGATGATGTCGGTGAAACAACCTTCCTATCTGATTGTGGATCATCCGATCCATCCGTGTTTTGTGCTTCAGAACAGTACATGATCCTGCCTGCTCATGACGATGATGCTAAAGTTGGCTGCACGACAGATATCTTGTCATGTGAAGAAGCCATTATGGTTCGTGAAAGTGCTAGCTTGTATTCTGCTATAGCTCAGATAAGATCCTGCAACCAGGAGTCTAATGTTAAAGATGACTTGGATAAGGCAGAGTGCTTTGATCCACAGTCATTTATCAAGAATTTACCAGAACTATCAGAAGTAGAATTAAATGGCCAGCCCACATTGGCTCCTAAGCAATCTCCAAGAAGAAAGTCAGTAACCCTAGTGCTTGATTTAGATG AGACCCTTGTTCATTCTACGCTGGAGCATTGTGATGATGCAGATTTcacttttaacattttcttcaaTATGAAAGATTACATAGTATACGTAAAACAGAGGCCTTTCCTCCACAAATTCTTGGAGCGAGTATCAGATATGTTTGAGGTAGTTATTTTTACAGCCAGCCAAAGCATTTATGCAAATCAACTACTTGATATATTGGATCCAGATGAAAAGTTTATTTCTCGCCGTTTGTATCGAGAGTCGTGCATGTTTTCAGATGGAAATTACACAAAAGATCTTACTATATTGGGTATTGATCttgcaaaagttgtcataatTGATAATTCACCTCAG GTTTTCCGTTTGCAAGTGAATAATGGTATCCCCATAAAGAGTTGGTTTGATGATCCATCAGATTGTGCACTGATGTCATTACTTCCCTTTCTAGAGACATTGGCTGATGCTGATGATGTGCGTCCTATTATTGCAAAGAGATACGGTAACAAAGAATAA